A segment of the Allosaccharopolyspora coralli genome:
GCTCGGTTCCAGGTGCTGCTCTTGGAACTCGCCGGGGCGAGCCTACTGCTGCTCGACGAGCCGACCGACAACCTCGACCTCGTCTCGGCGGAAGCTTTGCAGCAGGCGTTGACGGAGTTCACCGGCACCGTCGTCGCGGTCACCCACGACCGGTGGTTCGCGCGGTCGTTCGACCGCTTCCTGGTGTTCCGCGCGGACGGTGCGGTCACGGAGGAGCCCGAACCGGTCTGGGACGAAGGCCGCGTCCAGCGGACGCGATAGCCCTCGACCCAGCGAGCGCCCCGTGGCAAATTCGCGCGAATTTGCCGCCTCGCCATCCACAGGGAGTGGAGTTATCCACAGGGCTCAGGTGGGGCCGCGTTGGGTGGATGGGGGACCTGTTCCGCGGACGTGTGCCGTGCAGCTACCCGGATGAGCACCTACGACGCCGCGATCCTCGCGTGGCACCACGGTCAGGGCCACGAGCAACCAGACCCACCGCGAGCACCACCCGGCCTTCGAGGGGTGGCAAATTCGCGCGAATTTGCCACCCCGCTGTCCACAGGGAGTGGAGTTATCCACAGGGACATGGCGTTCGGTGCGGGGTGAGGCTGGGGGTCAGTTGAGGGCCTTCGGTGTGGGTGTCTCGACGGCGATGCGGCCTTCGCGGCGCAACACGGACAGGGCCATGAGCAGCTGGGGCCAGTGCTCGACGTCGCCGAGGTCGAGCCCGGTGAGCGACTCGACGCGACGAAGTCGTTTGAGGACCGTGTTGCGGTGGCAGTACAGCAGTTTCGCCGCCCGCAGGGTCGAGCCGAGGGACGTGAGCCACACGGACGTGGTGCCGAGTAGTTCGTCGCGCTCGGCGGCCGGGAGTGCGAGCACCGGGCCCAGCGTCACCGACACCATCCGATCCGCCAGTTCCGGCGAGTTGAGCAGCAGCGCGTCGGGCAGGCAGTCGTCGAGGGCGACCGCCCCCGGCACATCGGCGGGCAGCGTCGCCATCGCCAGGCGTGCCATCCGGTGTCCGGCCGCGACGTCGCCGAGGTTCGTCAGCGACGGCGACACCCCGACTCGCCCGCCGGTGCGCCGACGCAGCATCGCCGCGACCTCGGCCGGGGTGGCGTGCTCGGCGGTGAGGATGCCGACCTGGCAGCCGGTGCGCAGCCGCCACGCGCCGCTCACGCCGTGGTCGGCGAGGAAGCCGTTCAGCCGGTTCGGCGAGAGCGGCTGCGCACTCGACGTTTCCGCGGTGACGACCACGAACGGCCGGTTGCCCTCGAGCCGCAACAGTTGCTCGGCCTCGACCCGGACGGTCTCGGCACGGCCGTCGATGAGCGCGTCGAGGACCGCCATCAGACGCAGGTCCGTGCTGCCCCGCAGTTCCTGCTCGTGGGTCTGGTAACTGCGCGCCATCTCGGCGGCGTACGACTCGGTGACGCGGAAGACCTCGGAGGCCGACCGAACGAGCTCACGGAGCTGCTCGGAGTCGGCGGCGCCGGTGCGTTCGGCGAGGTCGGACCACAGCACGTGTCCGCCGACCTGCCAAGCGTGCAGGACCCAGTCCAGCGGGCAGTGTTGACGCGCACGACGAACGCCCGTGCTGCGAGCGGCTTGCCGCAGGTCGGAAGCCGTGGGCCCGGCACCGTGCAGCGTGGTGAGGATGCTGCTGATGTTGTCCCGGCAGGATCGCCACAGGTCGTCCTTGGTGACCGGTCCGTCCCGATCGTAGGGCTCGCCCCACACCTGGTCCACGAGTTCGTCGGCGAGGCTCGGCAACCTGGTCAGCGAAGTGCGGGCCAGGGACGCGAGCATCCGGTGCTCGTCCCCCGCACGCTCGGTGTCGACGGCCAACGGCTTCGCTCCTTCGCGACGCCCCCAGGCGGATGCGCAGCCTATCCGCCGATGCCGACCTGCGTCGACCACTCGTCTCAGCTCGACTGCTCCGAACGGGTGTGTGATCGGGACAACATGCACATCAACCGGATCCGAGGTGTGGGCGTTTTGGCCTCGATCTTGTCGCTCGTGCTGCTGAGGATGGATGCCTCAGACCCCGACCGGCCGCTCGTCGAGAGGACACCAGGTGCAACAACGTCCCTCACCCCAGGAAGACACCGCCCACGCGCCTCGGCAGATGGGGCGGCGCCGGTTCATGGGCTACTTGCTCGCCGCGCCGACCGTCGCGGCCGCCGCGCAACTCGGGCTCGCCGAGGGCACTCCGGCGTCGGCGGCGGTACCGGAGCCTTCCGACATCTACGACCTCAACGACCTGCTCACGCAGGCCGCGTTGCCCACGTCGAACCTCATCACCGTGCAGGTCCATTCGGACGGAACCGCCTCGTTCGAGATGCCTCGGGTGGAAAGCGGGCAGGGTGTCACCACCATGGCCGCGATGATCATCGCCGAGGAACTCGACCTGCCGGTGGACAAGGTGCGCGTCACGCTCGCCGACGCCCGGCCCGAACTGCTGTTCAACCAGTTCACCGCCGGCTCCAACACCGCGATCTCGATCTTCACCCCGATTCGCGTGGCCGCGTCCATCGCCAAGGGACGGCTGCTGGAGGCGGCCTCTGCTCAGCTCGGCGACGCGGCAGGCACGTTGACCGGCAAGCTCGGCGTGGTCACGTCCGCGACCGGCACCCAGATCCCGTACGGCGAGCTGGCGGAGAAGGCCGCCAGTGACGTCACCAAGCAGGTCGAGGCGGCGCTGAAGCCGGAGTCCGAGTTCGGCGTCATCGGCAAGCCGCACAACCGCATCGACGCGCTCGAGGCTGTGACCGGTCGCAAGAAGTACGCGATGGATCTCGACGTCGAGGGCGCGAAACCGACCATGGTGTGCCGCCCGCCGACGATCAAGGGCACGCCCGACTCGGTGGCGAACCTCGAACAGGTGCGGAACATGCCCGGCGTGACCCACGTCGAGCCGATCGCCACCGGCGTTGCGGTCCGTGCCGAGACGTTCGGGCAGTGCATCGACGCAGTCAACGCGCTCGACGTCTCCTGGAACGGGGGCACCGTCGACGGGGAGTCCGACGAGACGATCCTGGAGAAGGTCCGCGCCGCCGAGATCCCGCTCGCGGTCCCCGACGTGGACCCGCTCGCCGAGACGATCGACAGCGGCTTCACGTTCCACTTCCGCAACAACGCCGCGTTGGAGCCGAACACCGCCGTCGCCGACGTGCGCCAGGACAGCGCCGAGATCTGGTCCTGCTTGCAATCGCCGATCCTGTGTCAGGAGGAGGTCGCCAAGCAGCTCGGGATGTCGGTGAGCGCCGTGACCGTGCACGTCCAACAAGGCGGCGGTGCGTTCGGGCGGCGCATGTTCAACGACGTCGTCCTCGAAGCCGCGGAGATCTCCCAGAAGATCGGCGAACCGGTGAAGCTCATGTGGCACCGGACCGACGAATGCCGCCAGGGCCGCACGCATCCGCCGTGCACCTCCCGGATCCGGGCGAGCATGCTCGGCGACAAGGTGCTCAGTTTCGAGCAGCGGCACACCAGCGTGGCCACCGACTACACGATGGGATTCGGCGAGGCGATCACGTCCCAATCGGCGAAGTTGCCGCCGCTGGGGATCGGGAACGAGGCAGGGTTCTCCATCCCGGTCTTCGAGCTGACCGTCAACGTGCCGTACACGTTCGGTGCGACGACGCAGCTGCTCAACGAGATCATGGAGTACGACACGTTCCCGACGGGCAGCAACCGCAACCTGTTCAACCCCGACGTGCGGACCGCGCAGGAACTCGTCGTCGACCAGATCGCGGCGAAGATGGGCAAGGACCCGTTCGAGTTCCGCACGGAATACATCGACGACGAGCGGTTGCTCGCGGTGCTGGAGAAGGTCGGCGAGGTCGGTGAGTGGGGCCGCGAGATGGCTCCGAACACCGCGCAGGGTGTGGCCGTGCACAAGGAGTACAAGGGAGCGATCGCCACGCTCGTCGAGATCGACTGCACGCCGGAGACGGTGAACCGCCAGATCCGCAACGCCGTCACCGGTCCTCGGGTGACGAAGGTCGTCACGGCCGTCGACACCGGGCTGACCGTCAACCCGCGCGGGCTCGAAGCCCAGATGCAGGGCGGTATCTCCGACGGCATCGCCCAGGCGCTGACGTCGAGCCTGCACCTGAAGGACGGGGTGTTCCTGGAAGGCAGTTGGGACGACTACTTCTACACGCGGCAGTGGAACACGCCGCAGGACATCCAGGTCATCGTCATGCCACCGACGACCGGGAAACCCGGTGGCGCGGGCGAGTTCGGTGTTCCGGCGTCCATGGCGGCGGTCGCCTGCGCGTACGCCCGCGCGACCGGGACCGTGCCGACGAGCTTCCCGATCAACCACGACGCGCTGAGTTTCGAGCCGAAACCGACCGTGCCGCCGCTGCCGCAGTCGCCGACCAACGGCCTCGACTTCGTCTACTGAGGAGCGTATCTCCATGCCTCAACACACTTTCCGTCTCAACGGAGAATCGGTCACTGTGGACATCGAGGACGACGTGCGGCTGCTGTGGGTGCTGCGCGAGGTGCTCGGGGTGAACGGACCGAAGTACGGCTGCGGCATCAACGTCTGCAAGGCGTGCACGAGCCACATCAACGGCAAGGCGTTCAACCCCTGCTCGGTGCCCGTCGGTGAGATCCAGGAGTCCGACGAGGTCACCACGATCGAGGGTCTGCCCGCGACGGTCGGCGCGGACCTGCATCCGATGCAGGAGGCATGGTTGGACTTCGACGTGGCCCAGTGCGGCTACTGCCAGCCTGGCCAGATCATGGCCGCCGTCGCCACCGTCCGGAAGGCCCAGGACGAGGGCCGCGAGATCACCGACGAGGACCTCGACACGATCCGCAACATCTGCCGCTGCGGCACGTACCCGCGCATCCGCCAGGCCATCAGGGACGGTGCGCAGAAGATGTGACAGCGCGTGAGCCTTTGTGGTGGTTATAGGCACCAAAAAGGCTCACGCTACGCACCCAGCCCCCTGCCCCTGCTGCACACCCAGACCCCCGCCCCCCGCTACACACCCAGCCCCCTGCCCCTGCTGCACACCCAGACCTCCGCCCCCGCTACGCACCCAGTCCATCTGCGCGTGCTGCACACCCAGACCTCCGCCCCCGCTACGCACCCAGCCCCCCTGCCCCTGCTGCACACCCAGACCCCCGCCCCCCGCTACGCACCCAGCCCACCTGCGCCTGATGCGCGGATCACACCGTCTCGCTGGGCGGTAACGACGCCTGGTCGCCGACGCTCGCGGTCGTGTCGCCTCGGAAGGTTGATGCACGATGGGCGAGCGGGGCGAGTGCGTGCCCGTGTGCCGAGCGGAGGGAGTGCCGTGGCGGGCGACCGACCGGCGCGATCGGCATGGCTGGTGTGGGGCGTCGCGGTCGCCGTGTACGTCGCCGCGGTCTTCCACCGGGGCAGTCTCGGAGTCGCCGGGCCGCAGGCTCTCGAACGTTTCGGCGTCGGCCCCGCCGCGCTGAGCGCCTTCACCGTCCTGCAGGTCGGTATCTACGCGAGCATGCAGATTCCCGCCGGGCTGCTCGTGGATCGCTTCGGCGCTCGCCGCATCCTGGTGATGTCCGTCCTGCTGCTCGGGCTGGGGCAGACGTTGTTCGCGGTGACCACCGCCTATCCGCTGGCTTTGGTGGCACGCGCCGTGCTCGGTCTCGGGGACGGCCTCACGTGGGTGACGATCCTGCGACTGGTGGCATTGCGGTTCACCACGAGGCAGTACGCGCTCGTCGCCACGGTCTCGGCCGCGCTCGGCGGGCTCGGCGGTGTGGCGGCGACGTTCCCGCTCGCCGCCGTGCTCGTCAGCATCGGGTGGACCGGTGCGTACGCACTCCTCGGCGGCCTTACCCTCGCGTACGCGGTGGTCGTCGGTCTCGCGGTGCACGAGCCCGGAACGCATCAGGATTCCCGGGTACGAAGCGGCGCCAGCATGTTCCACAACGTGGGCACGGCGTGGCGCGTGCCGGGTACGAGACTCGCGTTCTGGGCCCACTTCTCCACGATGTTCGTGAGCGTGGCGCTGGCGCTGCTGTGGGGTTTCCCGTACCTCGTCGAGGGGTTGGGCGTGGCGCCGGGGCTTGCGGGGGTCGTGCTCAGCACGCTGATCCTCGGACAGGTCGTCGGTGGGCCGATCGTCGGCACGGTGATCAGCCGGTTCCCGATCGCGCGGATGCCGATCGTGTTCGGCTACCTGGTGGCGGCCCTCGCGGCGTGGTCCGTGCTGCTCGGGTGGCCCGGCGTACCGCCGCTGGCGTACGCCGTCACGGCTTTCGCGATCTTCTCGCTCGGGGGTCCGATCTCCGCGATCGCCTTCGCGATCGCCCGCGACTACAACCCGATCCACCAGGTCGGGGTCGCCTCGGGCGTCGCGAACACCGGCGGGCACTCGGCGACCGCGCTCTCGGCGCTGGCGGTGGGTCTGCTGTTACAGCTGACCTCGACTCTGCCCGCCGCTGAGTCCTATCGGATCGCGATGCTCGTGTTCGTCGCCATGTTGCTCTTCGGCGGATTCCGCACGCTCGTGTGGTGGCGCCGGGTGCGTCGTGAGGTGTTCGCCGCGCAGGACCGGGGCGAGCAGGTGCCGGTGGTCCTGCGCAGGCGAACCGTTCGCGAGTCCGGGTAGGCGCTCAGTTCGCGGGAGCCATCTCACCCATTTCGCCGAATCCGGTCTGCTCCGGGTCTTGGATGTTGATGATCTGCGGCGTCGTCGCGAGATACTGCGGGATCCACGACATCGCTTTGCCGAAGTGGTCCGAGTTCACGTGCTGCTCGCCGGCCTCGGGGGAGGCGAACCCCTCCACCAGCACGTACTGGTTCGCGTCGTCGACGCTGCGGGACCAGTCGAAGAACAGGTTGCCCGGCTCGGAGCGGGTGGCCTGGGTAAACTCGTCGACCAGGCTGATCCACCGGTCGCTGTGCTCGGGCTTGATCGTGAACTTGACGACGATGAGGATCATGCGTGTTCCCTTCTGTGGCGGGCTCCGACACCCGCATTCTCGTGGCCGCCGCATCTCGTGTCTCGCCGAGGGGTTTCAGACAGGGGGCAGCGGCCGCGCAGCGCGGTACAGTGCCGGGACAAGATCGTGTGGACGAGGGGTGGTTGTGGTGGACAAGTCCGATCTGGACAAGCCGAGTCCGGCGCGGATGTACGACTACTACCTGGGCGGGGCGACGAACTTCGCCGTCGACCGGGAGGCCGCCGAACGCGCGTTGGAAGCGATGCCGTTCACCAGGGTCGGGGCGCGGACGAACCGGGCTTGGCTGGGCCGGGCCGTGCGGTATCTGGCCGGGCAGGGGATCCGGCAGTTCCTCGACCTGGGGTCGGGGTGTCCGACGGTCGGCAACGTGCACCAGGTCGCGCAGGAGGCCGCTGACGGGTGCCGAGTGCTCTACGTGGACAACGACGATGTCGCCGTCGCGCACGCCGAACGCATCCTCGACAGTGAACTCGGGGCGGATCGCGGCTCGGCCGCCGTGTGTTTCGACATGCGCGAGGTCGACGAAGTGTTGCGTGCGGCCTCGCTGTCTCTCGACCTCAGCCTGCCGGTCGCGGTGCTCGCGTCGGCGGTGCTGCATTTCGTCCCGGACGAGGACGACCCGGCGGGGATTCTCGCGAAGTATTGTGCGCCGCTGGTGCCGGGCAGTTTCCTGGCGATCTCGCACATGAGCCCCATCGGACGACCCACCGACGAGATGAGCGGCTTCACACAGGCCTACGAGAAGGCGAGCCTGCCGCTGAGCCTGCGGGATCACGACGAGGTGGCCGAGTTGCTCGTCGGCTACGACCTGGTCGAACCGGGACTCGTGCGAGTGCCCCTGTGGTGCCCGGACTCGCCTACCGAACCGGCGGACGCGGAGTTCCCCGGCTTCGCCGCACTGGCCCGCATCCACGGCTGAGTCGCCGCGATGGAGTCCGAGGCCCGCTCCGTTGTGAGACTGGCGTGAACGGACTCGGAAAAGGGCGCGATGATCGGTGAGAACGAACCGTCGCACCCGCTCGAGGCGGAGTACCGGGCGCGCGACGCGTTGCTGCGAGCATGCTGTGGACCAGCTTGTGCAGCTCCGCTGGGGTGGTCCGGTGCGATCCGGCGGCGGTCGAAGTGTTTACGCCTTGCGGTACACCAGCGCCCGCATCAGGGCATCCACCGGACCGCTGCGACCCGTACGGTCCATCCACGCTGCGAGGGCCAGTGTGAGCAGCCACGAACCGAGTCCCACCGCGAGCGCTCCGAGGCTGTCGACGTGCGCGCCGACTCCGAGCAGATCGGGGTGCAGCACGACGGCGACCGTCACGGAGTTGAGCAGGTAAAAGGTCAACGACCGTTGTCCGACCGCGGCGACCGCACGGGTGAGCGCACCGCGGTGTCGGTCCAGCCGTAAAGCGAGCAGCGCGAAGCCCGCCGCGTACCCCGCACCGCCCAAGACTCCGGTGAGTACTTGCAGGGACAGCAGGAGGCCGGTCGGCACGACCGCGAGCTGCACCGCCCCGATCCCGATCAGGGCCGCGGGAACCGCTCCCAGCACGGAGATCGCCACACCGCCCACGGCGATCCGGCCCAGCAGCCCGCGGTGCGCGGCCGGGTCGTCGAGCAGACCGTGGCGGCCCGCGAGGAAGCCGATGACCACCAGCAGGAGCAACGGGTAGGCCACCGCCAGAACCAACGGAAGAAACGGCAGGGCGGCCAGTCTCCCGAGCCAGTCCGTGAGCGTGGTGTAGCCCGCCGGTTCGGCGGCGACTCCTTCGCCGAACGCGGTCGCGGCAGCGGTACCGAGCATGGCGATGCTGCAGGTGAGCGCATACAGAATCGTCAGCAGCACGATCGTGCGCTTGAGCGTGCGGTCCGGCCGGAACAGCAACCATCCGATCACGAGCCCGGCCAGTCCGTACGAGGTGAGGATCTCTCCCTGATACACCAGGAAGGCGTGCACGGCGCCGAACAGCAGCAACAGCAGACTGCGACGGCGCAG
Coding sequences within it:
- a CDS encoding DUF418 domain-containing protein, with the protein product MNAMAQDRPRGATPAAQRKLAPDLARGVMLLLIAMAYSGVYSGIVFGTPTPEQAPPDTVARFLTVLLLDNRAFPMFAILFGYGMSWMIARQRRAGTDEPEMRRLLRRRSLLLLLFGAVHAFLVYQGEILTSYGLAGLVIGWLLFRPDRTLKRTIVLLTILYALTCSIAMLGTAAATAFGEGVAAEPAGYTTLTDWLGRLAALPFLPLVLAVAYPLLLLVVIGFLAGRHGLLDDPAAHRGLLGRIAVGGVAISVLGAVPAALIGIGAVQLAVVPTGLLLSLQVLTGVLGGAGYAAGFALLALRLDRHRGALTRAVAAVGQRSLTFYLLNSVTVAVVLHPDLLGVGAHVDSLGALAVGLGSWLLTLALAAWMDRTGRSGPVDALMRALVYRKA
- a CDS encoding molybdopterin cofactor-binding domain-containing protein; its protein translation is MGRRRFMGYLLAAPTVAAAAQLGLAEGTPASAAVPEPSDIYDLNDLLTQAALPTSNLITVQVHSDGTASFEMPRVESGQGVTTMAAMIIAEELDLPVDKVRVTLADARPELLFNQFTAGSNTAISIFTPIRVAASIAKGRLLEAASAQLGDAAGTLTGKLGVVTSATGTQIPYGELAEKAASDVTKQVEAALKPESEFGVIGKPHNRIDALEAVTGRKKYAMDLDVEGAKPTMVCRPPTIKGTPDSVANLEQVRNMPGVTHVEPIATGVAVRAETFGQCIDAVNALDVSWNGGTVDGESDETILEKVRAAEIPLAVPDVDPLAETIDSGFTFHFRNNAALEPNTAVADVRQDSAEIWSCLQSPILCQEEVAKQLGMSVSAVTVHVQQGGGAFGRRMFNDVVLEAAEISQKIGEPVKLMWHRTDECRQGRTHPPCTSRIRASMLGDKVLSFEQRHTSVATDYTMGFGEAITSQSAKLPPLGIGNEAGFSIPVFELTVNVPYTFGATTQLLNEIMEYDTFPTGSNRNLFNPDVRTAQELVVDQIAAKMGKDPFEFRTEYIDDERLLAVLEKVGEVGEWGREMAPNTAQGVAVHKEYKGAIATLVEIDCTPETVNRQIRNAVTGPRVTKVVTAVDTGLTVNPRGLEAQMQGGISDGIAQALTSSLHLKDGVFLEGSWDDYFYTRQWNTPQDIQVIVMPPTTGKPGGAGEFGVPASMAAVACAYARATGTVPTSFPINHDALSFEPKPTVPPLPQSPTNGLDFVY
- a CDS encoding PucR family transcriptional regulator gives rise to the protein MAVDTERAGDEHRMLASLARTSLTRLPSLADELVDQVWGEPYDRDGPVTKDDLWRSCRDNISSILTTLHGAGPTASDLRQAARSTGVRRARQHCPLDWVLHAWQVGGHVLWSDLAERTGAADSEQLRELVRSASEVFRVTESYAAEMARSYQTHEQELRGSTDLRLMAVLDALIDGRAETVRVEAEQLLRLEGNRPFVVVTAETSSAQPLSPNRLNGFLADHGVSGAWRLRTGCQVGILTAEHATPAEVAAMLRRRTGGRVGVSPSLTNLGDVAAGHRMARLAMATLPADVPGAVALDDCLPDALLLNSPELADRMVSVTLGPVLALPAAERDELLGTTSVWLTSLGSTLRAAKLLYCHRNTVLKRLRRVESLTGLDLGDVEHWPQLLMALSVLRREGRIAVETPTPKALN
- a CDS encoding MFS transporter, whose protein sequence is MAGDRPARSAWLVWGVAVAVYVAAVFHRGSLGVAGPQALERFGVGPAALSAFTVLQVGIYASMQIPAGLLVDRFGARRILVMSVLLLGLGQTLFAVTTAYPLALVARAVLGLGDGLTWVTILRLVALRFTTRQYALVATVSAALGGLGGVAATFPLAAVLVSIGWTGAYALLGGLTLAYAVVVGLAVHEPGTHQDSRVRSGASMFHNVGTAWRVPGTRLAFWAHFSTMFVSVALALLWGFPYLVEGLGVAPGLAGVVLSTLILGQVVGGPIVGTVISRFPIARMPIVFGYLVAALAAWSVLLGWPGVPPLAYAVTAFAIFSLGGPISAIAFAIARDYNPIHQVGVASGVANTGGHSATALSALAVGLLLQLTSTLPAAESYRIAMLVFVAMLLFGGFRTLVWWRRVRREVFAAQDRGEQVPVVLRRRTVRESG
- a CDS encoding putative quinol monooxygenase, which encodes MILIVVKFTIKPEHSDRWISLVDEFTQATRSEPGNLFFDWSRSVDDANQYVLVEGFASPEAGEQHVNSDHFGKAMSWIPQYLATTPQIINIQDPEQTGFGEMGEMAPAN
- a CDS encoding (2Fe-2S)-binding protein gives rise to the protein MPQHTFRLNGESVTVDIEDDVRLLWVLREVLGVNGPKYGCGINVCKACTSHINGKAFNPCSVPVGEIQESDEVTTIEGLPATVGADLHPMQEAWLDFDVAQCGYCQPGQIMAAVATVRKAQDEGREITDEDLDTIRNICRCGTYPRIRQAIRDGAQKM
- a CDS encoding SAM-dependent methyltransferase, which translates into the protein MDKSDLDKPSPARMYDYYLGGATNFAVDREAAERALEAMPFTRVGARTNRAWLGRAVRYLAGQGIRQFLDLGSGCPTVGNVHQVAQEAADGCRVLYVDNDDVAVAHAERILDSELGADRGSAAVCFDMREVDEVLRAASLSLDLSLPVAVLASAVLHFVPDEDDPAGILAKYCAPLVPGSFLAISHMSPIGRPTDEMSGFTQAYEKASLPLSLRDHDEVAELLVGYDLVEPGLVRVPLWCPDSPTEPADAEFPGFAALARIHG